ATTCGATGAACCGTTACTCACGACAAACTCGATTTCAACCAATCGGGGAAGCGGGACAAGCGCGCTTGGCATCAGCGAAGGTGCTGCTCATCGGCATGGGAGCGCTCGGAACGGCGTCGGCAGAGCAACTCGTCCGCGCCGGTGTCGGTGTCGTCCGAATCGTCGACCGCGACTATGTCGAGTGGAGTAATCTACAACGACAACAGCTTTATACCGAGGAAGATGCGCGTCACATCGTGCCAAAAGCGATTGCCGCAAAAGCACGGCTTGAAGCGATCAATTCGACGGTGACGATCGAAGCGCATGTAGTAGACGTCGACCGGGCAGCGCTGACGTGGCTTCTCGATGATATCGATCTGATCATCGACGCGACGGACAATTTCGATATTCGTTTGCTGATGAACGACATGGCGTTGATGCGTTCGATTCCGTGGATTTACGGTGGATGCGTCGGCAGTTATGGGATCACGTTTACCGTCCGTCCCGGGGAGACGCCGTGTCTGCATTGTCTGCTCGATCAATTACCGCGGGATCAGGAGACGTGTGATACAACGGGAATCATCGGACCAGCTGTACAGATGGTCGCTTCCTTACAGGTGACGGAAGCGTTGAAGTGGTTGAGCGGAAAGACGGACGCCATGCGGACGCGCTTGCTTGCGTTTGATGTCTGGTCGAATACGTTTCAACAAATTAACGTCCAGTCACTGAAGCAAACGGAGTGCCCGTCGTGCGGCATCGATCCGTCCTACCCTTACTTATCGGATCAAACGGTTCGTTTCACGGCACTGTGCGGTCGGGATGCCATTCAAATCCGGGGAGACGGACAGCGGGATCTGGAACAGTTGAAACAACGTCTCCAGCCGGTCGCTGCGATTTCCGCTCATAATCCATATTTGCTGGCGTTTACGACGGACGAACATCGGATGGTTGCTTTCCGAGATGGACGCGTTCTGATTCATGGCGAGGCGGATCTCGTCAAAGCGAAGCGGCTCTATCATGCCTATTTCGGCTAACGTTCACAAAACATTAAAAACTAATTTTAAATATATATGTTTTAAATGTTTGAAAAACAGGTAAATAAGACTTCAGACATAAATCGGTCTACAAGTTTTGAACGTGAAGAGGAGTGATTCAGATGAAACAAGAATTCGATCCAATCAAGGATCAAGCACAGACGGAAGACGCCCAAGCAGTTGTTCAGCAAGCCAACTGGAATCCGGATCGGTACCGGACGAACTTGAACCCATTCTATCTGTCACCTTGTAGTGTCGAACGTAGAGAAGACGTGCATCAGGATGCATCGAAAATTCTCGAAGTCGAGACGTCGTCGCCCCTCCAACAACTTTTTGAACACAATCAAGCAACGCATAAATCAGAACAATCGGGCAAAAAATTTAAAACAGGCATCGTCGTCGGCGTCGGTGCGATCATCGGCGGATCGGTTTCTGTGATTCGTTCCGTTCAACGATTTAGAAAACAACGGACGAAATAACACATTCGTCGCAAGAGTGAAAAAAGCAGGAGGCATTCGCCTTCTGCTTTTTGTGTTACCCTTTCGTTTCACAAAAGAAATGAAGAGGTTTTAGTATGTATGTTGTTTCTACTTGTTATATCTAGATTTATCAGTTAGTTACGTTATCAAATGCGGTAGATTTACCGTTCACGTAAACATCGATAATTTTATGTTCAGGATCTAATGTTAACTTGTAGACATGCTGCTTCGTTTTCTTATGAGTTTTAGATTCATTCAATTTAATCTTTAGCGTATCTCCTTTTTCCTCAAGATCAGTAGCAACTGTTTTCTTTGACTGATAAACAACATAAGCGACTTTGTCTTTCGTATTGATCAATTGCAAAGTATTGGCGGGATTGATCTTCGTTTGTATTTCGTTTGGTACAATCTTTAACTCACTAAAACTGAGCTTAGACTCGTTGATGCTACAGGCTGATAACAAAGTACATAACAGAGCTAACAGTATAAGTCTTTTCATGTTTTACCTCCTCATATTTCGATGGATGATCCATAACGATTAAAGTTTACGAAGTTCTAACATGATTTAATTATTACTTAGGATATAACGGTACTAGCTTAGCACAAAATACATTTATTGGATATTGAAAGTAGTCTAAAATAGGATTTCTTAATACATCGAAAATAATAAATCTAATATGATACCGAGTCTTCTTCTTTAGACCATTGTCGCTAAGAAATACGATAATTTCTGCTTTTTGTATTCCAAACGGATGTTCGTCGCAGAACGAACGCTTGCATGCTACACTTAAGCTACTATATTCAAAAAGTGAGTGTGATGAAGATGAAATGGATACATACTGCCGATTGGCATCTCGGCAAAATCGTTCATGGCGAGTCGATGCTCGAGAACCAGCGGGCGGTCTTAGCGGATTTTTTGGCACTCGTCGACCGCGAACAACCGGATGCGATCGTCATTGCAGGTGACTTGTACGACCGCGCTGTACCACCAACGGAAGCCGTCGAACTGCTTGACGAGACGCTCGCTGCCTTGATTCTCGACCGAGACATCCCGGTCATTGCGATCAGCGGAAATCATGACTCAGCCGAACGGTTGAGTTTCGGAACGACGTTACTCCAACGGGCCGGTCTGCATCTCGTCGGAAAACTAACGCCGGTCATTACTCCGGTCACGATCAAAGGAGTGTCGTTTTACCCGGTGCCATTTGCGGATCCTGCGACCGTTCGTTACGTGCATCAGGACGAAACGATCAAGACACATGATGATGCGATGCGGACGATCCTTGCCGGATGTATTCCGGACGGACCGAGTGTCCTCATCGGTCATGCCTTTGTGATTGGTGGCCTCGAGACGGATTCGGAGCGACAATTGTCCGTCGGAACAGCAGGACAGGTCAGCGCGAGCCAGTTTGCACCGTTCACCTATACGGCACTCGGTCATCTGCACAACCCGCTTGCGATTCAATCCGAGACGGTCCGTTATAGCGGATCTCTCTTAAAATATTCGTTTTCGGAAGCACATCATGTCAAAGGGGTCGATGTGTTGACGTTGAACGATGCGGGTACGTTTGATCGCCGGTTCGAATCGCTTGCACCGAAACGTGACTTGCGGGAACTGACTGGAAGTCTCGCTGAACTGACAGATCCGGCGTTCGTCGCGACACAAGAAACGGACGATTATCTAAAGATCAATCTAACGGACGGCGAAGCCTTGATGGATCCGATGGGCAAGCTGAAAAAAATCTATCCGAATATCCTGCACCTCGAGCGAATTGGATTCGTCCGCGAAAGTACGCGGGCGGTCAAGGCGTCGCGTGAGCAAGTTAAGGATGCATCCGTTGCGGATTTGTTCAGTGAGTTTTATGAAGCAGTCCGTGAGAAGAAACCGACGGAAGCGATGCAAGTCGTCCTGAAGGAGGAAGCGACATGCGCCCAGAACGACTGACATTACGCGCCTTTGGACCATTTGCTGGTGAAGAGACGATTGATTTCACGGCACTTGCCGGACGGACGATGTTCGTCATCTCCGGGAATACCGGAGCAGGAAAAACGACGATCTTTGACGCATTGACGTTCGCCCTGTATGGCGAAACGTCAGGCGGGGAACGGGAAATGAGCGAACTGCGAAGTCATTTTGCCGTGCCTGAGCAAAAGACGGAAGTTGAACTGGAGTTTACGCTGAAAGGGGAACGGTACCGGATCATCCGCCAGCCAAGTCAACCACATCCGGTCAATAAAACCGGTTATTCGCATGAAGCCGAGCTTTCACGGTTCGACGGGACGACGTGGAAACCGCTTGCGGTCAAGATTCCGGAAATCAAACAACGCGTTCAAGAGTTGATCCAGCTCGACCATAAACAATTTTCACAAATTCTCCTGTTGCCGCAAAATAAGTTCCGTGAACTGTTGATGGCAGAGTCGAAAGATAAACTACAGATTCTCAAGCAGCTGTTTAAGACGGAACATTATGGTGACTTCCAGCAACGTTTGCATCGACAAGCGCTCGATCTTGCGGCACGTATCAAGGAAACGAAGACGAAACAATGGGCCAAGCTTGAGGAACTACCTTTGCAAGCGAACTGGAGTGAACTGACGGAAGGCGACATCCGGTTACGGATGGAGGCGTTGACGACGGAACGGGACGAATGGCTAACGGCTGCGCGTCAAGCTGAAGTAGAGACTCGTGCGATCGTTGAGAAGAAAACGACGCAGTTGCAACAAGGCGAGCAACTTGAAGCGTTTTTCCAAGAGCAGGAGCGACTTCAACAGACGGAACAGTTGCTACTGGATCGCTTACCGGAAATCAAACAGATGCAAGAAGAAGCAATGGCGGCTGAACGCGCTCAAATCGTCGCACCGATTCATGATCAGTGGCAACAGGATCAAGAACAATTGACGCAACTCACACGTCGAAAACAGGAAACCGAACAGCACATCGCTCGCTTGAATGAGCAACAAGAGGTCGTGCAAGCAAAAGTGGATCGATTGCTAGCGGAGGAACCACAGATTGAGCAACTCAGTCGTCGTCTCGAAAAGATTCAAGAAGAGCGCGAACGCTTGGAAGCAGAAACGGCTTTACGACAACAACAGCAACAACTAGTAGAACGTTTGAAGCTTCTGGACCCAGAGCCATTACGGAAGCAACTCGAACAAGCACGGACGGAGCGAAAGAACGTTCAAGAACAACTGCATCCATTGCAAAACGTCGGAGCAGAGCGCTTACAGGTGCAAGAACGGCGCTTCATCCTACAACAACTGGCGACGAAGATAGCGGAACACGACAAATTGGAAGCAGAACGGCAACAGCTGATCGTCCGCGGCACAAGCGTCCGGGATCAAAAAGAGGCAGCGGCACGCCAGTATGAAGAAGCGCGCAGACACGAACGAGAACAACTGGCTGCTGAACTTGCCAA
This region of Exiguobacterium acetylicum DSM 20416 genomic DNA includes:
- a CDS encoding ThiF family adenylyltransferase, encoding MNRYSRQTRFQPIGEAGQARLASAKVLLIGMGALGTASAEQLVRAGVGVVRIVDRDYVEWSNLQRQQLYTEEDARHIVPKAIAAKARLEAINSTVTIEAHVVDVDRAALTWLLDDIDLIIDATDNFDIRLLMNDMALMRSIPWIYGGCVGSYGITFTVRPGETPCLHCLLDQLPRDQETCDTTGIIGPAVQMVASLQVTEALKWLSGKTDAMRTRLLAFDVWSNTFQQINVQSLKQTECPSCGIDPSYPYLSDQTVRFTALCGRDAIQIRGDGQRDLEQLKQRLQPVAAISAHNPYLLAFTTDEHRMVAFRDGRVLIHGEADLVKAKRLYHAYFG
- a CDS encoding exonuclease SbcCD subunit D; translation: MKWIHTADWHLGKIVHGESMLENQRAVLADFLALVDREQPDAIVIAGDLYDRAVPPTEAVELLDETLAALILDRDIPVIAISGNHDSAERLSFGTTLLQRAGLHLVGKLTPVITPVTIKGVSFYPVPFADPATVRYVHQDETIKTHDDAMRTILAGCIPDGPSVLIGHAFVIGGLETDSERQLSVGTAGQVSASQFAPFTYTALGHLHNPLAIQSETVRYSGSLLKYSFSEAHHVKGVDVLTLNDAGTFDRRFESLAPKRDLRELTGSLAELTDPAFVATQETDDYLKINLTDGEALMDPMGKLKKIYPNILHLERIGFVRESTRAVKASREQVKDASVADLFSEFYEAVREKKPTEAMQVVLKEEATCAQND